A region from the Actinoplanes sp. OR16 genome encodes:
- a CDS encoding carbohydrate ABC transporter permease, which produces MNRYTTKTFLLEAVMIAVAVVFAFPVYVLVNLAFRAPSDTSSPIALTQSPTLANFTEAWREGGLGGALINSVLVTTVSVLIVLVVSSLAAYPLARSTAHWSRGTFLLIMLGLILPFQLAALPLYQTIRDLGLLGSVWSLVLFYSGLQVPFTTFLYVGFLRALPRDFEEAATIDGCGPLTAFRYVILPMLKPITVTALVLNAVSVWNDFFTPLLYLSGSDQQTMPVAVAGFVGQFVSDWNLIFAALLISIVPVLAVYLALQRSIINGFAGGLKG; this is translated from the coding sequence ATGAACCGATACACGACGAAGACATTCCTGCTGGAAGCCGTGATGATCGCGGTGGCGGTCGTGTTCGCCTTCCCCGTCTACGTGCTGGTCAACCTCGCCTTCCGGGCGCCGAGCGACACCTCCTCGCCGATCGCGCTCACCCAGAGCCCGACGCTCGCCAACTTCACCGAGGCCTGGCGCGAGGGCGGACTCGGCGGCGCCCTGATCAACAGCGTGCTCGTCACCACGGTCAGCGTCCTGATCGTGCTGGTCGTGTCGTCGCTGGCCGCCTATCCACTGGCCCGATCGACCGCGCACTGGTCGCGCGGCACCTTCCTGCTGATCATGCTGGGCCTGATCCTGCCGTTCCAGCTCGCCGCGCTCCCGCTCTACCAGACCATCCGCGACCTGGGACTTCTCGGATCGGTGTGGTCCCTGGTGCTCTTCTACTCCGGCCTGCAGGTCCCTTTCACCACTTTCCTGTACGTCGGCTTCCTGCGCGCATTGCCGCGCGACTTCGAAGAGGCCGCCACCATCGACGGCTGCGGGCCTCTGACCGCGTTCCGCTACGTCATCCTGCCCATGCTCAAACCGATCACGGTCACCGCGCTGGTCCTCAACGCCGTCAGCGTGTGGAACGACTTCTTCACCCCGCTGCTCTACCTGTCCGGCAGCGACCAGCAGACCATGCCGGTCGCGGTAGCCGGTTTCGTCGGCCAGTTCGTCTCCGACTGGAACCTCATCTTCGCCGCCCTGCTGATCAGCATCGTGCCGGTCCTCGCCGTCTACCTGGCCCTGCAGCGCAGCATCATCAACGGATTCGCCGGAGGTCTCAAAGGATGA
- a CDS encoding carbohydrate ABC transporter permease, producing MTTDLRQRRPSRAAAPAPLRRRAHAAPPWWFTVPALLLFAFVVLVPSARGVYYAFTDWDGLDPDFAFIGLDNFRAMTDDPDAVQAIGHTLLVAVAITVLQNGLGLLLALGVNTAIKSRNLLRVLLFAPAVVAQIVTAYLWRNLLGPDGAVNSLLGFFGMRGQNWLGDPDLALWMIVMVVVWQYAGYSMVIFIAGLQSIPREIYEAAAIDGSGPVRRFWSVTRPLLAPAITINVMLSIIGGLKLFDQVYGMTGGGPGHATDTISTLIYKDAFTLGEFGYSIALAVVLTAIVAVISAGQYAVLNRNEKAAS from the coding sequence GTGACAACCGATCTTCGACAGCGGCGTCCCAGCCGGGCGGCCGCACCGGCGCCGCTCCGCCGCCGGGCACATGCCGCGCCCCCCTGGTGGTTCACCGTCCCGGCACTGCTGCTGTTCGCGTTCGTCGTGCTCGTCCCCAGCGCCCGCGGCGTCTACTACGCCTTCACCGACTGGGACGGCCTCGACCCGGACTTCGCGTTCATCGGCCTGGACAACTTCCGGGCGATGACCGACGACCCGGACGCGGTGCAGGCCATCGGGCACACCCTACTGGTGGCGGTCGCGATCACCGTCCTGCAGAACGGGCTCGGCCTGCTGCTCGCGCTCGGCGTCAACACCGCCATCAAGAGCCGAAACCTCCTGCGGGTACTACTGTTCGCCCCGGCCGTCGTCGCGCAGATCGTCACCGCCTATCTGTGGCGCAACCTGCTCGGCCCGGACGGCGCGGTGAACAGCCTGCTCGGATTCTTCGGCATGAGAGGCCAGAACTGGCTCGGTGACCCCGACCTCGCCCTCTGGATGATCGTCATGGTCGTGGTCTGGCAGTACGCCGGCTACTCGATGGTCATCTTCATCGCCGGCCTCCAGTCGATCCCGCGGGAGATCTACGAGGCGGCCGCGATCGACGGCAGTGGTCCGGTCCGCCGCTTCTGGTCGGTGACCCGGCCCCTGCTCGCGCCGGCCATCACGATCAACGTGATGCTCTCGATCATCGGCGGGCTCAAGCTGTTCGACCAGGTCTACGGCATGACCGGCGGAGGGCCCGGGCACGCCACCGACACCATCTCCACGTTGATCTACAAGGACGCGTTCACCCTCGGCGAATTCGGCTACAGCATCGCCCTCGCCGTCGTGCTCACCGCCATCGTCGCGGTCATCTCCGCCGGCCAGTACGCCGTCCTCAACCGCAACGAGAAGGCCGCGTCATGA